From a single Aminobacterium mobile DSM 12262 genomic region:
- a CDS encoding DUF4387 domain-containing protein, which produces MKTKNICNLARTVRSKNAGSFMITLEIIFDDRSVYEKVKKSGVITQEAIAQAYDIPKDKVLDFMFFDPGMGIKANIRRSIASGGPSETDVYGCQQYAPLFSLEVPWDGE; this is translated from the coding sequence ATGAAAACAAAAAATATATGTAATTTGGCACGAACGGTGAGGAGCAAGAATGCCGGGAGTTTCATGATTACCCTGGAAATTATTTTTGACGACCGTTCAGTATATGAAAAAGTGAAAAAAAGTGGAGTTATTACTCAGGAAGCTATAGCTCAGGCTTATGATATCCCAAAAGACAAAGTTTTAGACTTCATGTTCTTTGATCCGGGTATGGGGATCAAGGCCAATATACGAAGATCTATAGCGAGCGGCGGGCCCAGTGAAACGGATGTATACGGTTGTCAGCAATACGCCCCGCTTTTCTCTTTGGAGGTTCCATGGGATGGAGAGTAA
- a CDS encoding MmgE/PrpD family protein, producing MIGDIALDQTYLSQLSRFYVEKGKHCMTPEVINKARRVLVDFLSEVAVGFQTGTFQSQCASYLHHIGGAREATILCHGNQVPAMHAALALGVLGHSIELDDGHRWGTCHPAVAIIPAVLAMSERDNASFTKLLEAIIIGYDVMLRAARAINPSHLKRGFHSTGTCGALGAAAACAYLKNFDAQRFAYSVSLGGLQSAGLQEMLHDHPGIKPLQPGKAALGGVLAADLVDRGAKGPRTLFEGEHGWLKAMCNNEFSEEALLGALGKRWEIMYTYTKLYPTCRHCHAAVDLAREGKKRLGLSVEDVKSIHVKTYALGIAEVGKIFVPHTFEEAMFSLPFSVAIALERGNVTLQDYDAKTLADPVLRETALKVRIEEDEEMNRIYPEERGAWINITLHDGRQFEKGIPVAKGEPENPVTDEDLVEKLAGMVGPYYPQEFFNGLWELCVKKPQDEVSYGEIVNHFGRFHS from the coding sequence ATGATAGGCGATATTGCCTTGGATCAGACCTATCTTTCCCAACTGAGCCGGTTTTATGTAGAAAAAGGGAAACATTGTATGACTCCTGAGGTAATAAATAAGGCTCGGCGTGTACTTGTGGATTTTCTCTCTGAAGTTGCCGTGGGATTTCAGACGGGTACTTTTCAGTCACAGTGTGCATCGTATCTCCACCATATAGGTGGAGCGAGGGAAGCTACTATCCTTTGCCACGGGAATCAAGTCCCAGCTATGCATGCAGCTTTAGCTTTGGGTGTGTTAGGTCATTCCATAGAGCTAGATGATGGGCATAGGTGGGGAACGTGCCATCCAGCAGTAGCCATAATTCCTGCAGTTCTCGCCATGTCTGAAAGAGATAACGCTTCCTTTACGAAGCTTCTAGAGGCTATCATTATTGGTTACGATGTGATGCTGAGAGCAGCAAGAGCTATTAATCCTTCTCATCTCAAGCGAGGGTTTCACTCTACAGGTACATGTGGCGCCCTCGGAGCAGCAGCCGCATGCGCATACCTTAAAAATTTCGATGCCCAACGTTTTGCTTACTCCGTATCTCTTGGAGGATTACAGAGTGCTGGCTTACAAGAAATGCTTCACGATCATCCCGGTATAAAACCTCTTCAGCCAGGGAAAGCTGCTTTGGGCGGAGTATTAGCAGCAGATTTAGTAGATCGAGGTGCCAAAGGTCCTCGCACTCTTTTTGAAGGCGAGCATGGGTGGTTAAAAGCCATGTGTAACAACGAGTTTTCAGAAGAGGCTCTTCTGGGAGCTTTAGGGAAACGATGGGAAATTATGTACACCTATACGAAGCTCTATCCCACGTGCCGTCATTGTCACGCAGCTGTAGATCTTGCTAGAGAAGGGAAGAAAAGACTGGGGTTGTCCGTTGAAGACGTAAAGTCTATTCATGTTAAAACCTATGCTTTAGGTATTGCTGAAGTGGGAAAGATTTTTGTTCCTCATACGTTTGAAGAAGCCATGTTTAGCCTTCCTTTCTCCGTGGCTATAGCTCTTGAGCGTGGAAATGTAACGTTGCAAGATTATGATGCAAAAACATTGGCTGATCCTGTTTTGAGAGAAACAGCTCTTAAAGTGCGCATAGAAGAAGATGAAGAGATGAATCGAATCTATCCAGAAGAACGAGGAGCATGGATAAACATTACTCTTCATGATGGTCGACAGTTTGAAAAAGGGATTCCAGTAGCTAAGGGCGAACCTGAAAATCCAGTTACAGATGAAGATTTAGTGGAAAAACTGGCCGGTATGGTAGGTCCCTACTATCCCCAAGAGTTTTTTAATGGGCTATGGGAGCTTTGTGTGAAAAAGCCCCAGGACGAAGTCTCCTATGGGGAAATAGTTAACCACTTCGGGAGGTTTCACTCATGA
- a CDS encoding acyclic terpene utilization AtuA family protein — protein MEKCSLLVSTGNLGDNIIEEESFYEGVKHHIDCFAADAGTADAGPTFLGADKPHNPIEWERHDLEVMLVESRKKNVPMIVGSCSTTGTDRTVDLYGNLIRDIAKDHSLKPFKMALIYSQVDKEELLRRVERGETEPLEADFPLTKEVIDQTTNVTASMGVEQFLYALEQGADVIIAGRACDDAVLAAYPIFKGFHKGISLHMGKAAECASLVCWPQMVKESIIATVHHDHFTIEPMHPKQRATPHSLAAHSMYERTNPFVQGLPGGILDMHESVYETVTDRIAKVSGSKFAPSPDGSYKVKLEGAGEAGHRVYHFVGIRDPRAIEHIDMIIEDTRKKVSHIIGPSRDKDYQLFFHVFGRNAVMKEYEPVIKTQSHELGVFIEVISQDLELATTVAKCAKFRFFYMSYPGQMNSSGGSVALLTDEPLFPQNKCYRWTIDHLLALEDPLDNKIFRYHFEMVGKNK, from the coding sequence GTGGAGAAATGTTCACTTCTCGTGTCTACTGGTAACTTAGGAGACAACATTATTGAGGAGGAATCTTTTTACGAAGGGGTGAAACATCATATTGATTGTTTTGCCGCTGATGCTGGAACTGCTGATGCCGGACCTACTTTTTTAGGAGCGGATAAACCGCATAATCCAATTGAGTGGGAAAGACATGACCTTGAAGTTATGCTTGTGGAGTCTAGGAAGAAAAACGTACCAATGATTGTAGGGTCATGCAGTACTACAGGAACTGATCGGACTGTAGATTTGTATGGAAACCTTATTCGTGACATTGCGAAGGACCACAGCTTAAAACCTTTCAAAATGGCTCTCATTTATTCCCAAGTTGATAAGGAAGAGCTTTTAAGACGAGTTGAACGAGGCGAAACAGAACCCCTTGAAGCAGATTTTCCCCTTACAAAAGAAGTTATCGATCAAACAACAAACGTGACTGCTAGTATGGGGGTCGAACAGTTTCTTTATGCCTTGGAACAGGGCGCAGATGTGATTATTGCAGGACGAGCCTGTGATGACGCTGTATTGGCCGCATATCCTATTTTTAAGGGGTTTCATAAGGGAATTAGCCTTCATATGGGGAAAGCAGCAGAATGTGCCTCTCTAGTCTGTTGGCCTCAAATGGTAAAAGAATCTATTATTGCTACCGTTCATCATGACCATTTCACTATTGAACCTATGCACCCGAAACAAAGAGCGACCCCTCATAGTCTTGCGGCTCACTCTATGTACGAACGTACCAATCCTTTTGTACAAGGATTACCCGGTGGAATTCTCGATATGCATGAGAGCGTATATGAAACTGTGACAGATAGAATCGCTAAGGTTTCTGGAAGCAAGTTTGCTCCATCTCCTGATGGCTCCTATAAGGTGAAACTAGAGGGAGCTGGAGAGGCTGGACATAGGGTGTATCACTTTGTTGGTATTCGCGATCCTCGAGCTATAGAACATATTGATATGATCATAGAAGATACGAGAAAAAAAGTTTCTCATATTATCGGCCCATCTAGAGATAAGGATTATCAGCTGTTCTTCCACGTCTTTGGTCGTAATGCGGTAATGAAAGAATATGAGCCTGTGATAAAAACCCAGTCCCATGAATTGGGAGTTTTTATTGAAGTTATTTCTCAGGATTTAGAACTGGCTACTACAGTAGCTAAGTGTGCTAAATTCCGTTTCTTTTACATGAGTTACCCTGGACAGATGAATTCTTCCGGTGGCTCTGTAGCCCTTCTTACCGATGAACCTCTCTTCCCTCAAAATAAGTGTTATCGCTGGACTATTGATCATCTTTTAGCTCTGGAAGATCCCCTTGATAACAAAATTTTCCGTTATCACTTTGAGATGGTGGGAAAAAACAAATGA
- a CDS encoding DUF128 domain-containing protein gives MISNERYPSTVIEILRILYFSEGLQPSSVIRSQLEERGFELDSRTVRYHLSNMEDDELIKRKGNRGALLTEKGTKEAKMLFVFDRIGTPSFETEKLSSQYSYDKKKKKGRIVVNCLLLEQNKVKKALTELRKVIKNDVFVSPLVGLIAEPRQIWNCDISQDYVGLVCVSSRNYDIILQKMGIYIETTATGLYRLENQSPRGFTEIISHTGTTLSPGEILIRGKYTSVSQLTEKGNGLVTAAIKTFPSFLYKELQAALEDLDPSIFSGLLYHSGLIPPSYRISSRDRNKGFMVIYGGANLFAPLIEKGITTDLSIASGLYEAEKLTTIETLFESLPKYI, from the coding sequence ATGATTTCCAATGAAAGGTATCCATCTACAGTAATAGAAATTCTTAGAATCCTCTATTTTTCAGAGGGACTTCAACCATCCAGCGTTATCCGTTCTCAATTGGAAGAACGAGGATTTGAGCTCGACTCTAGAACTGTTCGCTATCATCTTTCCAATATGGAAGACGATGAACTGATAAAACGGAAAGGAAATAGAGGCGCTTTACTTACTGAAAAGGGGACAAAGGAAGCGAAGATGCTCTTTGTTTTCGATAGGATTGGGACTCCTTCTTTCGAGACAGAAAAGCTCTCTTCTCAATATTCTTACGATAAAAAGAAAAAGAAGGGACGTATCGTAGTGAATTGTCTGCTTTTGGAACAAAATAAAGTAAAAAAAGCCTTGACAGAACTTCGAAAAGTTATAAAAAACGATGTTTTTGTTTCGCCGCTCGTTGGGCTTATTGCAGAGCCAAGGCAAATTTGGAATTGTGATATTTCTCAAGATTATGTTGGACTCGTATGTGTCTCTTCCAGAAACTACGACATTATCCTTCAAAAAATGGGCATTTATATTGAAACGACGGCCACAGGTTTATATCGTCTTGAAAATCAATCCCCTCGTGGCTTTACCGAAATTATATCGCATACAGGAACAACCCTGAGCCCTGGGGAAATACTTATCCGCGGGAAATACACATCTGTAAGCCAATTGACAGAAAAAGGGAATGGTCTGGTAACCGCCGCAATTAAAACATTTCCGTCTTTTTTGTATAAAGAGCTTCAAGCTGCACTGGAAGATCTTGACCCTTCTATTTTCTCAGGCCTTCTTTACCATAGCGGACTTATCCCTCCCTCATATCGCATTAGCTCAAGGGATCGGAATAAAGGATTCATGGTCATTTATGGCGGAGCCAACCTCTTTGCGCCTCTTATAGAGAAGGGCATTACTACCGACCTTTCCATTGCCAGCGGTTTATACGAGGCTGAAAAATTAACTACTATAGAGACACTATTCGAATCTCTACCTAAATATATCTAA
- a CDS encoding GNAT family N-acetyltransferase, translating into MVIREAVTQDLGRILDLLKELDSESYISFEEAKHIWYKMEQYSYYKFFVALDDHKYVVGVFSLLVAENLGHSGSPFAVVGNVVVDKDYRHRGIGTMIMKRAMELAMEKGCYKLTLSSNIKREEAHDLYRKLGFQEHGLSFYIELPR; encoded by the coding sequence ATGGTTATACGAGAAGCGGTGACTCAGGATCTTGGCCGGATATTGGATCTTTTAAAAGAGCTGGATTCCGAATCTTACATATCCTTTGAAGAAGCAAAACATATTTGGTACAAAATGGAACAGTACTCTTATTACAAGTTTTTTGTTGCTCTTGATGATCATAAGTATGTAGTCGGTGTTTTTAGTCTCTTAGTAGCAGAGAATTTAGGACATAGCGGATCGCCTTTTGCTGTAGTTGGAAATGTAGTGGTAGATAAAGATTATCGTCATAGAGGGATCGGTACTATGATTATGAAAAGAGCCATGGAATTGGCTATGGAAAAGGGATGTTATAAGTTAACTCTTTCTAGCAATATCAAGAGAGAAGAAGCTCACGACCTTTACCGGAAGTTGGGTTTTCAGGAACATGGCCTCAGCTTTTATATAGAATTGCCTCGGTAG
- a CDS encoding HAD-IIA family hydrolase — MIAELFDVFFLDLDGVVYISREPTYGAIEALDRLRKIGKSVRFLTNNPTGRNFIAQRLNRMGIEADEREIVTSGWATARFLAKKGVSKVWVLGDEPLKKEIEQAGISIVDQLPCDAVVTGWGDAITLRELRRAALAIRNGALFVATNVDKTFPSAYGPLAAVGAVVEALRVACGQNPVVIGKPYPPMFYEAMQTVSSDRVVMIGDSPEVDILGAHQAGISAILMGDHMPFPFEKDFRNADARIHSLIDLFNPQVLIKKWSLPSFPWPEKVEPGVAGIVFDDQGRVLLMRRADNELWGIPSGHVEPAERVDQAIVREILEETGLRVRVKRLIGVYSDPFSQIICYPNKCTSHFITICFECELIGGHIKRRGVETLDVNFFSPQELPSDLMPMHPQWLKDALIKSRNSFIR, encoded by the coding sequence ATGATTGCTGAATTGTTTGACGTATTCTTTTTGGATCTTGACGGAGTCGTTTATATTAGTAGAGAACCGACATATGGTGCCATAGAAGCCCTAGATAGGTTAAGAAAAATAGGCAAGTCTGTTCGATTCCTGACGAACAATCCCACGGGGAGAAACTTTATCGCTCAACGTTTGAACAGAATGGGTATTGAGGCTGATGAGAGAGAAATAGTGACTTCTGGTTGGGCTACTGCACGTTTTTTAGCAAAGAAGGGAGTTTCTAAAGTATGGGTATTAGGCGATGAGCCTTTAAAAAAGGAGATAGAACAGGCAGGAATAAGCATAGTGGATCAATTACCTTGTGACGCAGTTGTGACTGGTTGGGGAGACGCTATTACGTTGAGGGAATTAAGGAGGGCAGCTCTTGCTATTCGTAACGGCGCTCTTTTTGTGGCTACTAATGTAGATAAAACATTTCCCTCTGCGTATGGTCCTCTTGCGGCTGTAGGAGCTGTGGTAGAAGCATTACGAGTCGCTTGTGGACAAAATCCTGTTGTCATTGGTAAACCTTATCCGCCTATGTTTTACGAAGCGATGCAGACGGTATCTTCTGATCGAGTTGTGATGATAGGAGATAGCCCTGAAGTAGACATTTTAGGGGCTCATCAAGCTGGAATTTCTGCTATTCTTATGGGGGATCACATGCCTTTCCCCTTTGAAAAAGACTTTAGAAATGCTGATGCTCGTATTCACTCTCTTATAGATCTTTTTAACCCTCAGGTGCTTATAAAAAAGTGGTCTTTACCTTCTTTTCCTTGGCCAGAAAAAGTGGAACCAGGAGTAGCAGGCATAGTTTTTGATGATCAAGGACGAGTTCTTTTAATGAGAAGAGCTGATAATGAACTATGGGGCATTCCTTCAGGACATGTAGAACCCGCAGAAAGGGTGGACCAGGCCATTGTTCGAGAAATATTGGAAGAGACAGGGCTGAGGGTGCGAGTAAAGCGGCTTATTGGTGTTTATTCAGATCCTTTCTCACAAATTATATGCTATCCAAATAAGTGTACGTCTCACTTTATAACCATCTGTTTTGAGTGTGAATTAATAGGGGGGCACATAAAAAGAAGAGGGGTTGAAACCCTAGATGTAAACTTTTTTAGCCCCCAGGAATTGCCTTCAGATTTAATGCCGATGCACCCCCAGTGGTTAAAAGATGCCTTAATAAAAAGTAGAAATTCTTTTATTCGCTAA
- a CDS encoding DUF6448 family protein, with translation MSISLVVIIGVGVVTTLLLKTRRVEAHCDTLDGPVVQAARKALADGNVLHALKWVRHDDEEEVRKAFELARKVSTLGMDAKEVAERFFFETLVRIHRASEGEPYEGLKSSDTVPPVIRLADEALDTGDVSQLSTRMPDHVKRAIEEKFHRAWELKGHAENSLEAGREFVEAYITFIHYVEGIHALTMGVHPHKHLR, from the coding sequence ATGAGCATAAGTTTGGTAGTTATTATCGGTGTAGGTGTTGTTACTACTCTTTTGTTGAAAACCCGTAGAGTGGAAGCCCATTGTGACACGTTAGATGGTCCTGTAGTACAGGCAGCTCGAAAGGCTTTGGCCGATGGAAATGTTTTGCATGCATTGAAATGGGTTCGGCACGATGATGAAGAGGAAGTTCGAAAAGCCTTTGAACTTGCTCGGAAAGTCTCAACCTTGGGGATGGATGCTAAAGAGGTAGCTGAGAGATTTTTTTTCGAGACTTTAGTGAGAATTCATAGAGCTTCTGAGGGAGAACCATACGAAGGGTTAAAGTCAAGTGATACAGTTCCACCTGTGATTCGATTAGCAGATGAAGCCCTTGATACGGGAGATGTGTCTCAACTTTCAACACGTATGCCAGACCACGTGAAACGGGCTATAGAAGAAAAGTTTCATCGAGCGTGGGAGTTAAAAGGTCACGCTGAAAATTCTCTAGAAGCTGGCCGTGAGTTTGTAGAGGCATATATAACGTTTATTCACTATGTGGAGGGTATACATGCCCTCACTATGGGAGTTCACCCTCATAAACATCTCAGATGA
- a CDS encoding LssY C-terminal domain-containing protein, producing MLMNHYSILLNGFIVLVSFLDDFTFMGLFFPGTVILGLVGFFASRWSSNFHALFVCALLGALMGDSVSFLWGRLSEKDIVRKRFLVVRSLYQKNRLSFENNRKKALLLSRFMVPKGIFISFIAGFKKMPPVLFLLWDFIGTFLWAGSSLYGGVMIGRVWQIVEVWGTSIWFWIGGFCLLFFLFHMVKKFMLLYGEYILRFLKDIRIAAANAIRKNPEIEQFVENHPHLLSFIQRRFDRRVFSGLPLTVLSISFFYIVILLLGIIEDVVTSEPVFAADIRIAHFVTLLRHPFLSRIFFWITLLGNAFIVISLAFTLSLIAWFWGKNNFILPLWLTLAGSQLFTTLGKMAFHRPRPDVAMYLEHSFSFPSGHASSAVALYGFVAYALIRITHEWKKKVDIFSGALLVVLAIGFSRLYFGVHYASDVYGGYLIGLMWLIISVGFLEQISAGSQKLKKHFSKHAKRYSCLSGLFFIVFYVLMGFFYYPSKITILKTPLQAPKVMHFEEAPFFTSDSFPCWSETITGGRQEPISFILYVEDPQHLITIFRDAGWFVADKVNFISLYRVAWSALSNSEYDTAPMTPSFWNEDVNDLGFQKPTEKRSVRRRHHARFWNTGYVSKEGNFLFVGTASFDSGIKWGITHHIEPNIDSEREYLFQNLQDYGHVSQFKKIQLVDPVLGKNFIGDPFFSDGKAYIVYLSP from the coding sequence ATGCTTATGAACCATTACTCTATTCTACTTAATGGTTTTATTGTACTTGTCTCTTTTTTAGACGACTTTACTTTTATGGGCTTATTTTTCCCAGGAACAGTTATTTTAGGTCTCGTTGGTTTTTTTGCTTCAAGGTGGAGTTCAAATTTCCATGCTCTTTTTGTTTGTGCCTTGCTGGGTGCTCTGATGGGTGACAGTGTTAGCTTTTTATGGGGAAGACTTTCAGAGAAAGATATTGTGAGGAAACGTTTTCTTGTTGTGCGTTCTCTTTATCAGAAAAACCGCTTATCTTTTGAAAATAACAGAAAAAAAGCACTTCTCTTATCTAGATTTATGGTTCCTAAAGGCATATTTATTTCTTTTATCGCCGGGTTTAAAAAAATGCCACCAGTCCTTTTTTTGCTATGGGATTTTATAGGGACTTTTTTATGGGCGGGAAGCTCCCTTTATGGTGGTGTAATGATAGGAAGAGTTTGGCAGATAGTAGAAGTTTGGGGTACTTCTATATGGTTTTGGATTGGTGGTTTTTGCCTCCTTTTCTTTTTGTTTCATATGGTAAAAAAATTTATGCTGCTATATGGTGAATATATATTGAGGTTTTTAAAAGATATAAGGATAGCTGCGGCGAATGCCATAAGGAAGAACCCTGAGATAGAGCAGTTCGTCGAAAATCATCCCCATCTTTTAAGTTTTATACAGAGGCGTTTTGATCGACGAGTTTTTAGTGGATTGCCGCTTACCGTTCTTTCCATTTCGTTTTTCTACATAGTGATCCTTTTACTCGGCATTATTGAAGACGTTGTTACTTCAGAGCCTGTTTTTGCCGCCGATATCCGTATAGCACATTTTGTTACCTTGCTTCGTCATCCCTTTTTAAGTCGTATTTTCTTTTGGATTACCCTACTAGGCAATGCTTTTATAGTAATAAGTTTGGCTTTTACTTTAAGTCTGATTGCATGGTTTTGGGGGAAGAACAACTTTATCTTGCCTTTATGGTTGACCTTAGCTGGAAGTCAACTTTTTACTACATTAGGCAAAATGGCTTTCCATCGTCCAAGGCCAGATGTTGCTATGTATCTGGAGCATTCTTTCTCTTTTCCAAGTGGCCACGCTTCTTCAGCTGTAGCTCTTTATGGTTTTGTAGCCTACGCGTTAATACGGATTACCCATGAATGGAAAAAGAAAGTAGATATTTTTTCTGGAGCACTTCTTGTTGTTTTAGCAATCGGTTTTAGCCGTCTTTATTTTGGAGTACATTATGCAAGCGATGTTTATGGTGGGTATTTAATCGGTTTAATGTGGTTGATTATTTCAGTGGGTTTTTTAGAGCAAATTTCGGCAGGAAGTCAAAAATTGAAAAAACATTTTTCTAAACACGCTAAACGTTATTCCTGCCTCAGCGGTCTCTTTTTCATCGTGTTTTATGTATTAATGGGATTCTTTTATTATCCTTCAAAAATAACTATTTTAAAAACGCCTTTGCAAGCTCCAAAAGTGATGCATTTTGAAGAAGCGCCTTTTTTCACGAGCGATTCTTTCCCTTGTTGGAGTGAGACAATAACGGGGGGGCGGCAGGAGCCTATTAGCTTTATATTGTATGTTGAAGATCCTCAACATTTAATAACTATTTTCAGAGATGCTGGTTGGTTTGTTGCCGATAAGGTTAATTTTATTTCTTTATATCGTGTGGCTTGGTCAGCACTCTCTAATTCTGAATATGATACAGCTCCAATGACCCCATCTTTCTGGAATGAGGATGTTAATGATTTAGGTTTTCAAAAACCTACAGAAAAGAGAAGTGTTCGTAGAAGACACCATGCTCGTTTTTGGAATACAGGTTACGTGTCGAAGGAAGGTAACTTTTTATTTGTAGGAACAGCTAGTTTTGACAGTGGCATTAAATGGGGCATTACTCATCATATAGAACCTAATATTGACTCAGAAAGAGAATATCTTTTTCAAAACCTTCAGGATTATGGGCATGTTAGCCAGTTTAAGAAAATACAACTTGTCGACCCAGTTTTAGGTAAAAATTTTATAGGAGATCCCTTCTTTTCCGATGGAAAGGCCTATATTGTATATCTTTCTCCTTGA
- a CDS encoding MGDG synthase family glycosyltransferase, translated as MSIRPVGLFYVYAGAGHKAAAVALREVFDERHVSNVLTDILVFSNRFFKWVYSSGYDIISEHAHLALKGVFRLTDQSRGDSNVVQFIDYMSMLNVEGFVQYMRDNPSMTAICTHFFPANVLSNLKKNGVYKGKLYVVVTDYGFHKMWCNEGVEKYFVASSVVEKGLLSLGVENERILKTGIPIEQKFLTEVTKKNIWKNLCLPQSRFTLLFVMSAIPDIHVTRILEKLFRSNMEMNLILIAGRNKDLLGKLEHFNSSEKISLKKYGFVDNMNDFLSVAHLILTKPGGLTISEALVKKVPILMFDPIPYQETENANYIEQQRAGILAKTEEEVADIVEELYDQPFRLEDMRGRAGTISYPHAASYIVDYILGEGI; from the coding sequence ATGTCCATAAGGCCAGTAGGTTTGTTTTATGTTTATGCTGGAGCTGGGCATAAAGCGGCTGCCGTCGCTTTACGAGAAGTTTTTGATGAGAGGCACGTTTCGAATGTACTTACCGATATTCTTGTCTTTTCAAATAGGTTCTTTAAATGGGTCTACAGCAGCGGGTACGATATTATAAGCGAGCATGCTCACCTTGCTTTGAAGGGAGTATTTCGACTTACTGATCAATCTAGAGGGGACAGCAACGTTGTTCAATTTATTGATTATATGAGTATGCTTAATGTGGAGGGATTTGTTCAGTATATGCGGGATAATCCTTCAATGACTGCTATATGCACTCATTTTTTCCCTGCCAATGTCTTATCTAACCTTAAAAAAAATGGAGTATATAAAGGGAAACTCTACGTGGTGGTTACGGATTATGGCTTCCATAAAATGTGGTGCAATGAAGGTGTAGAAAAATATTTTGTAGCCAGTTCTGTAGTAGAAAAAGGTCTTTTATCTCTTGGTGTAGAGAACGAACGGATTTTAAAGACAGGCATACCTATAGAACAAAAATTTCTAACCGAAGTGACAAAAAAAAATATTTGGAAGAATCTATGTCTGCCCCAATCCCGTTTTACCTTGCTCTTTGTAATGAGCGCTATCCCCGATATTCATGTTACACGAATACTTGAAAAGTTGTTTCGTTCGAATATGGAAATGAATCTTATTCTTATAGCTGGTAGAAATAAAGATCTCCTTGGAAAGTTAGAACACTTTAACTCGAGCGAAAAAATTTCCTTAAAAAAATACGGTTTTGTGGATAATATGAATGATTTTTTGTCTGTTGCTCACCTTATTTTGACAAAGCCAGGAGGGCTTACAATTAGTGAAGCCTTAGTCAAAAAAGTTCCTATATTGATGTTTGATCCCATCCCTTATCAAGAAACCGAAAATGCCAATTATATAGAACAACAGAGAGCTGGAATATTGGCTAAAACAGAGGAAGAGGTGGCGGATATAGTAGAAGAACTTTATGACCAACCTTTTAGATTAGAAGATATGCGAGGGCGGGCTGGAACTATATCTTACCCTCATGCAGCTTCTTATATAGTCGACTATATCTTGGGAGAAGGCATATGA
- a CDS encoding ABC transporter substrate-binding protein has protein sequence MKLRSLKAHGVCLSSFVFVIALFVFFMNVPLYAAAEVPIIHFAWDFDLHAGALLVATARGEAFKDSGVYLKPLVEKQQYELYSNGEKLALLEMVVTKGSSESAVLLGQKRIDCCVNSITGMMFARDQGTPVQILCPIHVDGIGLVFPPKTDFYGWDAVEKYIKESKTPVRLGYHSPASAPRVVLETALKRAGLKVTENPNDFDAEVLLVDLKGSRNLLPAFTGSQVDGWVGPSHYPETAEVQGIGKIVLNLKDFPPQGQWYDFPCCTLAAREDSIKAHPEIYQALTQLLHNSANWAMENRREAAKINADIIGIPQEAVEAATIVFTTTPTEKWMEGVKLYVDVLNDLGKFNGEMKGKDFNDIRNFFFDFSFINKVK, from the coding sequence ATGAAATTACGTTCTTTAAAAGCACACGGCGTGTGCTTGTCATCCTTTGTTTTTGTAATTGCCCTATTTGTTTTTTTTATGAACGTCCCTCTTTATGCTGCAGCAGAAGTCCCTATTATTCACTTTGCATGGGATTTTGATCTTCATGCGGGAGCTCTTCTTGTGGCTACAGCTCGAGGAGAAGCTTTTAAAGATAGTGGCGTTTATTTGAAACCTCTTGTAGAAAAACAGCAATATGAACTTTATAGTAACGGGGAAAAACTAGCACTTCTTGAAATGGTGGTAACAAAGGGGAGCTCTGAATCAGCTGTTCTACTCGGTCAGAAAAGAATCGATTGCTGCGTCAACTCTATAACAGGAATGATGTTTGCCCGCGATCAGGGAACGCCCGTACAAATTTTATGTCCAATTCACGTAGATGGGATTGGTCTTGTTTTCCCCCCAAAGACAGATTTTTACGGATGGGATGCTGTAGAAAAATATATTAAGGAATCGAAAACTCCAGTTCGCTTAGGGTATCATTCTCCTGCCAGTGCCCCACGCGTTGTTCTCGAAACAGCCTTGAAGAGAGCTGGTTTGAAAGTGACAGAAAATCCGAATGATTTTGATGCTGAAGTTTTACTTGTAGATCTAAAAGGGTCAAGAAATTTATTGCCAGCTTTTACAGGAAGTCAGGTAGATGGATGGGTCGGTCCGTCTCACTATCCTGAAACAGCAGAGGTTCAAGGAATAGGAAAGATTGTGTTGAACCTAAAAGACTTTCCTCCACAAGGTCAGTGGTACGATTTCCCCTGTTGTACGCTCGCCGCACGGGAGGACTCTATTAAAGCGCATCCAGAAATCTACCAGGCACTGACACAACTCCTCCACAACAGTGCCAATTGGGCTATGGAAAACAGAAGAGAAGCTGCAAAAATAAATGCTGATATTATTGGTATTCCACAAGAAGCTGTAGAAGCAGCTACCATTGTGTTCACAACCACTCCTACAGAGAAATGGATGGAAGGGGTTAAATTGTACGTAGACGTATTAAACGATCTCGGCAAGTTTAATGGCGAAATGAAGGGTAAAGATTTTAATGATATACGGAATTTTTTCTTTGACTTTAGCTTTATTAACAAAGTGAAATAA